One region of Polynucleobacter sp. Adler-ghost genomic DNA includes:
- a CDS encoding haloacid dehalogenase type II: protein MKKLHGIKALAFDAYGTVFDVHSVVALAEKMYPGKGKELSQLWRSKQIEYMFLRTIMGRYIPHNQNTEAGLKYSLKYLGLPGGTSERGALMDAYERLSPFEDARQTLPKLSGLKRAILSVGTPSLLTNLVGNAGITDQFDALLSVDEVKVYKPHPRTYQLATDKFDLQRHEIGFVTSNYFDVAGAKAFGFQVIWINRNGAIPDEVGLLPDVALTSIAEIPNLLG from the coding sequence ATGAAAAAATTGCACGGAATTAAAGCTCTTGCGTTTGACGCTTATGGAACGGTGTTTGATGTTCACTCAGTTGTTGCTTTGGCTGAAAAGATGTACCCAGGGAAAGGCAAGGAGTTAAGTCAACTTTGGAGATCAAAGCAAATTGAATATATGTTTTTGAGAACCATTATGGGTAGATATATACCCCATAACCAAAATACAGAAGCAGGCCTTAAGTATTCATTGAAATATTTAGGGCTTCCTGGAGGAACAAGTGAGAGAGGTGCCTTAATGGATGCCTACGAAAGGTTATCTCCCTTTGAGGATGCTAGGCAGACTCTTCCTAAATTGAGTGGACTTAAGAGGGCAATCCTATCTGTTGGAACCCCATCATTACTAACAAATTTAGTTGGCAACGCAGGAATTACGGATCAATTTGACGCCTTATTAAGTGTGGATGAGGTCAAAGTTTATAAGCCACATCCAAGAACTTATCAGTTGGCAACTGATAAGTTCGATCTCCAAAGACATGAAATTGGATTTGTTACATCAAATTACTTTGATGTAGCTGGTGCCAAAGCATTCGGGTTTCAGGTGATTTGGATTAATCGGAATGGTGCAATCCCTGACGAGGTGGGCCTTCTTCCTGATGTTGCATTAACTTCGATAGCCGAAATTCCAAATCTTCTTGGCTAA